The genome window CTCGTGGAGGTCCGGCCGATGCCGCGACGACTGCCGGTAGGTGGCCGAGAGAACAATCTGCCGGATCAGGGCCTTGCGGGACCAGGGCTTTCGTGAAGCGGCGTCGGCCGCCGGATTGCGGCCGATGAAGTCCGCCGCCAGCCAGTCGAGCAGCTCCGGATGCGAAGGACGTTCGCCGCGGATGCCGAAGTCGGCTACCGAGCGGACGAGCCCTTCGCCGAAGAGGTACCGCCACACATGATTGACCGTGACGCGGGGAGGGAGCGGGTTGTCCGGCGAGACGAGCCAGCGGGCGAGATCCAGCCGGTCCGCCGGTTGTCCTTCTTGACGCGAAACAAGCCCGGGGAGCGTCGCCAGTCCGCCGGGGGCGACGGGAGACTCCTTGACTGGTTCCAGGAACTCGCCGCGACGGAGAATGAAGGTCTCTCGCGGCTCTTTCATCCGCTGCAGCAGGATGCGGGCCTTGACCTCCGGCTTGGGAGGTTTGTTCTTGTAGTGGGCGTCGAGCTTCGCGATCAGCGGCTTCGTGGCCGCTTCCTGTCGGCTGATGTGATCGGCCAGTTCCTGACGCTGGGCGTCCGTTCGCTTCTCGGCCGGCGTTTCGAGAACGACCTTGATGGCGTCCGGGATCTTGACGTCCGGTTCAAACCCGGCCCGCAGCGCCACTCGGAACCGCCCGATCGTGTGCTGCTGGCCATACTCCTGCTGGAGGCGGACGCGGATGTGCGTCACGGTGTCGGCCGAGGGGCTGGTGAGCGGCTCGGTCAGGTAGAGCATGACGTCGTGCGACTCGCCGAACTTCGGGCCGATCGCCCATCCGGTGTCGGTCTTGCCATCGTAGACGTCCTTCGCCAGCCAGGGCTTGTCCGCCTGCTCGAAGTCCGCTGTCGCGGAAGAGAACGTCAGCCGGCGGGCATCGGAGAAGTCCGCCGCGGAGGCGACTTCGACGACGACCTCGCTGAGAACGAAGTTTCCATGCCCGACCCGTCCGGGCCCCTTGTTGGGAAGACGAGAGTCGTTCAGGCAATGGATCCGGATCGACTTGATGGGGGCGGTCGCGGCGGAGCGAGGGAGCTGGCCGGTCACGGTGTAGGTGGCGCGGTCCGGGTTCTCGCCCTCGACCAGAACCGATCCGTCGTCCTGCGGCGTGAACGTCACCGTTTCGTCGCAGGTGTACTGAATCTCGTCGATGCCGGAGATCTGGACCGGCTCCGCGATCATCCGGGCCAGGATCGCCTGGGCCTTCTCCTCCCAGGCGACGAACGCCGGAGCGTGTTTCTCCTGCTCTATCCGCAGGTCGGCCAGAAGCGAGGCGGTGGTCCGGTCATAGGCGGCCCTGGCGACCTCGTACTCGGCGATCTCCCGCTCCGACTTGGGGACGACCGTCGTGTTCTCGTCGCCGTTGTTGAAGAAGCTGAAGAGCTGGTAGTACTCGCGCTGGGTGATGGCGTCGTACTTGTGCGTGTGGCAGCGGGCGCAGCCGACGGTCAGCCCCAGCCAGACCGCGCCGGTCGTCTCGGTCCGGTCAAAGCAGGCCTCGACGCGGAACTGCTCCTGGTCGGTCCCCCCTTCGGTGTTGGTCAGTGTCTGGCGATGGAAAGCGGTCGCCAGCTTCTGCATCGGCGTCGCCTCGGGGAGCAGGTCCCCGGCGAGCTGCTCGACGGTGAACTGGTCGAAGGGCATGTCGGCGTTGATAGCGTCGATGACCCAGTCCCGCCAGCGGTAGGCGTCGGGGCGGGCGTTGTCCTTCTCGTAGCCGTCGGAGTCGGCGTAGCGGGCCATGTCGAGCCAGTGCCGGCCCCAGCGTTCGCCGAAGTGCGGCGAGTCGAGGAGGTGGTCGACGAGGGCGGCGTAGGCTTCCGGCCGCAGGTCGTTCACGAAGGCGTCGACTTCCTCGACGCTCGGGGGGAGGCCGGTCAGGTCGAGCGAGAGGCGGCGGATGAGCGTGGGGCGGTCCGCTTCGGGCGAGGGGGCGACGCCGCGGCGCTCGAGCTCCGCCAGGACGAAGTGGTCGATGGCGTTGGCGGCCCAGTCACGGCGGCGGACCTCCGGCAGCGGGGCGACGTGGAGCGGCTGGTAGGACCAGTGGGTGTTCTTCGCGTCGGCCGCGACGGTCGAGGCCGGCCAGGTGCAACCCCCATCGATCCAGGCCCGCAGGAGGCCGACCTCTTCTTTCGAGAGGGGGGTGCCTTCGGGGGGCATGATGTTGTCGGGGTCGGTCCCGGCGACGTAGTGGATGAGGCGGCTGTCGGCGCTTTTGCCGCTGACGACGGCCGGTCCCTGGTCGCCCCCGAGCAGGAGGGCTTCGCGGCGGTCGAGGCGGAGGCCGGACTCCTGTTTCTCCGAACCGTGGCAGGACCAGCAGCGTTTCTGCAGGAGGGGCTGGATGTCCTGGGTGAAGTCGACGGGCCGTGTTGCGGCGGGCGGCAGTTCATCGCCCCAGGCGGGGCAGGTGAGCATGGCCCCGAGGAGGAGAGCCTGGCAACCGCGGAGGAGAGGGAACATCGACAAGCCTTCGCGATGGACCGGGGACGGTTCCCAGGTTTGCGCGGACCGGGGACCTGTTGAGTTTACCGTGGGTGGGGATGGAGGTCACCCATCGGTGGATGTTGATTTGGTGTAACCGGGGTCCAGGGGGCAACCCCTGGTAGGGAGTGCAGAGGGGCAACGCCCCTTTGCCCGCCGGAGGCCTGGCCCGCGAGAGATGTCTGAAGGAGATCGTGTCCAAACGCGGACATCGTGTCGCATGCCCCCTCACCAAGCCGCGGGGATTCCGATGCGAGCGGGAAGTCTCAACGCCGGTTCCACAAAAGGGACATCCGTTGTGTCCCACGGTTCCTCATGGAAGTGCCTCCGGCGGCAAGGGGGCGAGGCCCCCTTGACCCCGGCTGCCGTCGCACATTGGGTTTGAGTGAGCACAGCCGAGCCGGCGAGGACACCCTTTGGCGAACGGTCGGTTCCGCGCCAGAATGGGGCGAACCCGGCGGCGTTCCTCGCCCTCTGGAGAGATGGAGACTCCGGCGTGCCCGGATCTCTCCTGGTGGCGGGGAACGGAAGGGCAGGGCGGCGCGCCAGCAGAGGATCGACGTGACGGAGTTCCACGGTTCGTTCGAACTGCACATCACGATCGCCGTGCCGTCGGCGGACGAGTGGGCTCGGCTCTCGTCCTGGGGCGTCGACCACAAAGCCAAGTGCGTCTGGATCGAACTGGCCCGCGGGCTCCAGCCCTCCCAACCGATGGTCACGGTCCACCGCTCAGGGACGCTCGCCGGAATCCTCGAGGAGTGCCGGTCGCTGGAAGGGGAACTCCGGGGCCTCGGCCTGACGCCGCTCCGGAAGAAGGTCGAATGCGCGATCGACAACGACAGCGTCCCCCGCGAGGATCGCGATTGGGGGCCAGTCCACGTGGGCCGGTACTTCGAAAGCCACGTCAAACTGCTCCTTGAGGAGTCCGAAGACCTGACCGGGATCCGCCAACTGGCGGAACGGCACGAAGGCCACCTGTCGCGGAACGCCTTTCGGACGCGGGAGGACGGGCGGCAGGAGCGGTTCGTGACGCAGCGGGGGCGCGGCTGCGGCCGTCGAACCTTTCAGGAGCGGATCGACGCCCTCGTCCGAACGTTCGAAGCGGCCGGCGTGTCGATCGCGGAGATCGAGCGGGAGTTCGTGGTCTTCGACAGCCGGGAACAACTGGATTCCGGATGGTTGACCGATTCGTAGTGAGGCCCTCGGATGACATTCGGTAACAAGGACTGGTGGACGTTTCTCGGCGGCTGGAGCTGGAATCCGTTCGGCTTTGCGAAGCCGGTACTGCCGGCTTCGCAAAGCGACGAAACGCCGTCCGTGAGACCGTTCACAGAGCTCCACTTGGAGATGACGCGCCGCGGCTCGAAGCCGGAATACCCCTACACCTTCGTGGCGTTGCCGGAGTCCCAGCAGGCGGGCCGTCCCGTGCTCTTCGATCCGGCACTCCAGCATATCGCCAATGGATTCCGTCACGGCGATCCCGTCCTGCCGGATCCGGCGACCCGCGTCGAGTGGCAGAAAGGACGGCGATCGGTCACGGCGGGCGTGCTCCGCAGCCTCGTCGAATCCCCGGAGTTGTCGGACCACCTGGCGCTTCGCGGAAGCCTCCCCCTGAAGTGCTGGTGCCCGGACGTCGCCCGAGAGCCAGGGGATCTCGACTTCGTCGTCGTCCCTTCGACGATCGTGATGCAGAGCGACGCGGCGAATGCTCTTCTGGAACGGCTCGTGAAGGCGATCTCGAATGCCGACGTCGGCGGAAGGGCCCGCCTCATGCCCGAGAGGATGCGCTCGGACCTCATCTGGACTTATAGCCGCGTCCCCGGCCGGCGGTTCGTCGTCCCGTGGCAGGTCGACGAACTCCCGGTCG of Planctomyces sp. SH-PL14 contains these proteins:
- a CDS encoding nucleotidyl transferase AbiEii/AbiGii toxin family protein, coding for MTFGNKDWWTFLGGWSWNPFGFAKPVLPASQSDETPSVRPFTELHLEMTRRGSKPEYPYTFVALPESQQAGRPVLFDPALQHIANGFRHGDPVLPDPATRVEWQKGRRSVTAGVLRSLVESPELSDHLALRGSLPLKCWCPDVAREPGDLDFVVVPSTIVMQSDAANALLERLVKAISNADVGGRARLMPERMRSDLIWTYSRVPGRRFVVPWQVDELPVGTLQIDLVFEEAVPENAFRRDRPVLPDGSEVSCLVATPEMSLIWKLQWLLTDAHAQGKDLYDAVVLSRIASLSVEELDRQLRSVEPQWDRNPLSLGRIRELRTEWKHFEAEYPWIGGTEREWLDRLIEGVRPAFERPAAS
- a CDS encoding PSD1 and planctomycete cytochrome C domain-containing protein — translated: MFPLLRGCQALLLGAMLTCPAWGDELPPAATRPVDFTQDIQPLLQKRCWSCHGSEKQESGLRLDRREALLLGGDQGPAVVSGKSADSRLIHYVAGTDPDNIMPPEGTPLSKEEVGLLRAWIDGGCTWPASTVAADAKNTHWSYQPLHVAPLPEVRRRDWAANAIDHFVLAELERRGVAPSPEADRPTLIRRLSLDLTGLPPSVEEVDAFVNDLRPEAYAALVDHLLDSPHFGERWGRHWLDMARYADSDGYEKDNARPDAYRWRDWVIDAINADMPFDQFTVEQLAGDLLPEATPMQKLATAFHRQTLTNTEGGTDQEQFRVEACFDRTETTGAVWLGLTVGCARCHTHKYDAITQREYYQLFSFFNNGDENTTVVPKSEREIAEYEVARAAYDRTTASLLADLRIEQEKHAPAFVAWEEKAQAILARMIAEPVQISGIDEIQYTCDETVTFTPQDDGSVLVEGENPDRATYTVTGQLPRSAATAPIKSIRIHCLNDSRLPNKGPGRVGHGNFVLSEVVVEVASAADFSDARRLTFSSATADFEQADKPWLAKDVYDGKTDTGWAIGPKFGESHDVMLYLTEPLTSPSADTVTHIRVRLQQEYGQQHTIGRFRVALRAGFEPDVKIPDAIKVVLETPAEKRTDAQRQELADHISRQEAATKPLIAKLDAHYKNKPPKPEVKARILLQRMKEPRETFILRRGEFLEPVKESPVAPGGLATLPGLVSRQEGQPADRLDLARWLVSPDNPLPPRVTVNHVWRYLFGEGLVRSVADFGIRGERPSHPELLDWLAADFIGRNPAADAASRKPWSRKALIRQIVLSATYRQSSRHRPDLHERDPQNVWLARQNRLRVEGEIVRDISLDVAGLLSGKVGGPSVFPPLPPGIAELSYAGNFKWTVSPGEDRLRRGMYTFFKRTSPHPNLTTFDCPDANLTCIERQASNTPLQALVTLNNETFAEAARGLAKRLLYTETAATDDAARLARGFRLCVARTPTAAEQTELNRLLADAVEWYRAHPDQAKPLIGTDAIPGVAPETNAAWIATARILLNLDEFITRE